Part of the Syntrophorhabdales bacterium genome, GGTAACCATACTGAGCGTAACCGAGCTCGGGTTCGTAAGTGATGGCGATCAGCAGATCAGGCTGGTCGGCCACCCTGGTAAGGCCTTTCTGGCCAAGTACCTGATCCGCAAGAACCTGTACATTTGCTTCAAGGAGAAGGTCCTGTCCACCATAAAATACAGATGACGGTGTCCACATATAGCTTTTGAATCCGGAGAAACCTATCGCCGGCTCATAGGAATACTTGATGCTGGTACAGCTCCCCAGAAGCAGGGCAGTCGATAAGAGTGCCACTGCCAGTATCAGGCTATTTTTTTCTCTGGATCTGACCATGATCATGCCTCCACCGGATGCTGAGATTCTGTCGCTTCTGAATATTGTACAGCAGCCTTTAATTTCAGGTCAAGAATTGCAACTTTGTTTTTTCCTGCAAAGGCCAGTGAGTTACGCTCACGAAGTGCGGCCACTTTAGACCGCAAATGGGTGTGGTGTTCATTCTATCTTTTGTGCCACGCCGAGGATGCCTACATACCTCACTTCCCATTCTGCAATGAGTGCCAGCTTCACCTCTTCCAGGGCAAACCTGAGATCAGCGCCTGCAAAACGATTCCGGCGGGGATGAACCAGGATATGGCGCGTAACAAAATTCTGATAGAGCGTGGGGTAAAGCTCTTCAAGAAAGTAGAATCCGCCTGCATGCAGCACGCGCGCCACTTCTCTGAGGGCAGCGAGCCAATCGGGAATATGGTGCAGAACACCGAAACCGAAAACAGCGTCCATTGAA contains:
- a CDS encoding DUF4136 domain-containing protein codes for the protein MVRSREKNSLILAVALLSTALLLGSCTSIKYSYEPAIGFSGFKSYMWTPSSVFYGGQDLLLEANVQVLADQVLGQKGLTRVADQPDLLIAITYEPELGYAQYGYQVRMLTLNMYKADKKELVWRGTASGSIHTDAASGDLKHAVQGILSNFPPK